In one window of Deltaproteobacteria bacterium DNA:
- a CDS encoding hydantoinase/oxoprolinase family protein, with translation MSDRFYRLGCDIGGTFTDFVLLNDRTGDIKINKCLTTPADPSDAVEQGIRQLEQMASGFVQELDEVIHGTTLVINSIIERKGARTGLITTKGFRDVLELGREIRYAPYDVFAEFPKPLIPRRFRLEVDERVRSDGTVIHPLDRAEARDAVRRLIHMGVESIAVCLLNSFENPAHELMIKEIITEEAPDLSVSISYEVLPQIREYERTSTTATNAYVKPLTGRYLSRLSGRLSSIGFEGKLFIMLSSGGITSIETAAEFPVRIIESGPTAAVISGQYYGKLFDISEMFCFDMGGTTAKSCLIQKGVAGVVPTFEVGRVQRFMKGSGLTIQVPVVDLMEIGAGGGSIAKVSKMGTLQVGPESSGADPGPICYARGGTEPGITDADLLLGYLDENYFLGGEMRLDRKAAQRGIEEKIAGPLGVSFIQAVWGIHDLINETMAGAAKTHIAEKGGNPKIVTVVAFGGAGPVHGYGLAKKLGAPRLLVPPNAGVGSALGFFTAPRAFDMVRSHKVPLKEADFSEIEKIYQQMETEGARTLQKSGEAEDIRFERSVDARFVGQGSETTIPIPERRFTEVNREDVRKRFDEIYKRLYGRTYPDSPVEFINFKVRASLPERLLQLPKMKTDRTSLEAAVKGRRPAYSGLVKDFIPYTVYDRYRLFPGANFQGPAIIEERESTVIVGEDAAVSVDEYGFLWIELGD, from the coding sequence ATGTCTGACAGGTTTTATCGCTTAGGCTGCGACATCGGCGGCACCTTTACCGACTTTGTGCTGCTCAACGACCGGACGGGCGATATCAAAATCAACAAATGTCTGACCACCCCGGCCGACCCCTCGGACGCGGTGGAACAGGGGATCCGGCAGCTGGAGCAGATGGCCTCGGGTTTTGTACAGGAACTGGACGAGGTGATTCACGGCACCACTCTGGTCATCAATTCCATTATCGAGAGAAAGGGCGCCAGGACCGGGCTCATCACCACTAAAGGCTTCAGGGATGTCCTGGAGTTGGGGAGGGAGATCCGCTACGCCCCCTATGACGTATTTGCGGAATTCCCCAAACCCCTGATCCCCAGACGATTTCGCCTGGAGGTGGATGAGAGGGTCAGAAGTGACGGGACGGTCATCCACCCCCTGGACCGGGCAGAGGCCAGGGACGCGGTGCGCAGACTCATCCATATGGGCGTGGAGTCCATTGCCGTGTGTCTCCTCAACTCCTTTGAAAACCCGGCCCACGAACTCATGATCAAAGAGATCATCACAGAGGAGGCGCCTGACCTCTCCGTTTCCATCTCCTATGAGGTCCTCCCCCAGATCCGGGAATATGAGCGGACCAGCACCACGGCCACCAACGCCTATGTCAAGCCACTGACCGGCCGTTACCTCTCCCGTCTGTCCGGAAGGCTGTCATCCATCGGTTTTGAAGGAAAGCTTTTCATCATGCTCTCCAGCGGGGGCATCACCTCCATCGAGACCGCCGCGGAATTTCCCGTCCGGATCATCGAGTCAGGCCCCACGGCCGCAGTCATCTCCGGGCAGTACTATGGGAAGCTGTTCGATATTTCCGAGATGTTCTGTTTTGATATGGGCGGCACCACGGCCAAGTCGTGCCTGATCCAGAAAGGGGTGGCCGGCGTGGTCCCCACCTTTGAGGTGGGCCGGGTCCAGAGGTTCATGAAGGGGAGCGGTTTGACCATCCAGGTCCCGGTCGTGGATCTCATGGAGATCGGGGCCGGCGGCGGGAGCATCGCCAAGGTCAGCAAGATGGGAACCCTCCAGGTGGGACCCGAGAGTTCCGGTGCCGATCCCGGCCCCATCTGTTATGCCAGGGGCGGGACCGAACCGGGGATTACTGACGCAGACCTCCTTCTGGGTTATCTGGACGAAAATTACTTCCTCGGCGGGGAGATGAGACTAGACAGGAAGGCGGCTCAACGCGGCATTGAAGAAAAGATCGCCGGGCCCCTCGGGGTTTCGTTTATTCAGGCCGTATGGGGCATCCACGATCTCATCAACGAGACCATGGCCGGGGCAGCCAAGACCCATATCGCCGAAAAGGGCGGCAACCCCAAAATCGTGACCGTGGTGGCCTTTGGCGGGGCCGGTCCGGTGCATGGCTATGGACTGGCGAAAAAGCTGGGCGCCCCGAGACTCCTGGTGCCGCCCAATGCGGGCGTGGGCTCGGCGCTCGGATTTTTTACCGCGCCCAGGGCCTTCGATATGGTGAGGAGCCACAAGGTCCCGCTGAAAGAGGCGGATTTCAGCGAGATCGAGAAGATCTATCAGCAGATGGAGACCGAGGGGGCAAGGACCCTTCAGAAATCAGGAGAGGCCGAAGATATCCGATTCGAGCGTTCCGTGGATGCCCGCTTTGTAGGCCAGGGGTCTGAGACCACCATTCCCATACCTGAAAGACGTTTCACCGAGGTGAACAGGGAGGACGTAAGAAAGCGGTTCGATGAGATCTACAAAAGGCTCTACGGCAGGACCTATCCGGATTCCCCGGTGGAGTTCATCAATTTCAAGGTACGGGCCAGTCTTCCTGAACGGCTCCTTCAGCTGCCGAAAATGAAAACCGACCGAACCTCCCTCGAAGCTGCCGTAAAAGGCCGACGCCCGGCCTATTCCGGCCTGGTCAAAGACTTTATCCCCTACACCGTCTATGACCGGTACAGGCTGTTCCCCGGAGCTAACTTCCAGGGCCCGGCCATTATCGAGGAGAGGGAATCCACCGTCATCGTCGGAGAAGACGCCGCTGTTTCCGTGGATGAATACGGGTTTCTGTGGATTGAATTGGGGGATTGA
- a CDS encoding hydantoinase B/oxoprolinase family protein translates to MGQTFDPITLEILWRRLISIVDEADSSVARTAFSSLLRDAHDYTCMFTDRKGRELAQGSFATPGQSGAMALGIKKLVNDLPPDSFGPGDVYITNDPWALAGHLNDVCVMSPIFHRDRLTGWTACVFHHSDIGGRVSSDNHDVFEDGLFIPLVKLEAGGVPNQAVVDMIRWNVRTPDEVTGDIRSQIAANHVCAEKICQMLDEYHLDGLDDLADEIIGRTEKSMRDAIQKVPDGIYRAEGIVEQMEGKKDVVIKAAVHVSGDAIHVDLAGSSPQVDWGGNVVYNFTYAYVFMAMKSMFDPDIPNNDGCAVPITMTAPEGSVVNCRFPAAVAARMQIGHFMTEIIYRAMADALPERVIAGSGGTPATMNVFYGKRHDATPWHAVIIRGGGMGASARNDGYYDYIFPANGANTPVEIFESDTPLIVEKRELLTDSGGPGKQRGGLGRRVLFRVPDDEYAPIPPVNLGIQSGRFRYPPEGLFSGRDGAKARFLINDADGNPYGLSQFGPGDRVTMDAAGGGGFGDPLKRPPEQVEADVIDGYVSVDSAREDYGVVIDPATLQVDEEATEKLRGAGSRE, encoded by the coding sequence ATGGGGCAGACATTTGATCCCATCACCTTAGAGATACTCTGGCGCCGGTTGATCTCCATCGTGGACGAGGCCGACAGTTCGGTGGCACGAACGGCTTTTTCGAGCCTGCTCAGAGACGCCCACGACTACACCTGCATGTTTACGGACCGGAAGGGGAGAGAACTGGCGCAGGGGTCCTTTGCCACCCCGGGTCAGTCCGGGGCCATGGCCCTGGGGATCAAGAAGCTGGTCAACGACCTCCCGCCGGACAGCTTCGGGCCGGGCGACGTATATATCACCAACGACCCCTGGGCCCTGGCCGGCCACCTGAACGATGTCTGCGTCATGAGTCCCATCTTTCACAGGGACCGACTCACCGGATGGACCGCCTGCGTGTTCCACCACTCCGACATCGGGGGGAGGGTATCTTCCGACAACCATGACGTATTTGAAGACGGTCTCTTCATCCCCCTGGTGAAACTGGAGGCAGGGGGCGTCCCCAACCAGGCGGTCGTCGATATGATCCGCTGGAATGTCCGTACGCCCGACGAGGTGACCGGAGACATCCGCTCGCAGATCGCGGCCAATCATGTGTGCGCTGAAAAGATCTGCCAGATGCTGGATGAATATCACCTGGACGGCCTGGATGACCTGGCGGATGAAATTATCGGCCGCACAGAGAAAAGCATGCGCGACGCCATCCAGAAGGTGCCGGACGGCATCTACCGGGCAGAGGGGATCGTAGAGCAGATGGAGGGGAAGAAAGACGTGGTCATCAAGGCGGCCGTTCACGTGTCAGGCGACGCCATCCATGTGGACCTTGCCGGTTCTTCGCCTCAGGTGGACTGGGGAGGCAACGTGGTCTACAACTTTACCTATGCCTATGTGTTCATGGCCATGAAGAGCATGTTCGATCCGGACATCCCCAATAACGACGGATGCGCCGTGCCCATCACCATGACCGCGCCGGAGGGGAGCGTGGTCAACTGCCGGTTCCCCGCAGCCGTGGCGGCCCGAATGCAGATCGGCCATTTTATGACGGAAATCATCTACCGGGCCATGGCCGATGCCCTTCCGGAACGGGTCATTGCCGGGAGCGGCGGAACCCCGGCCACCATGAATGTGTTCTACGGCAAACGACATGACGCGACCCCCTGGCACGCCGTCATCATCCGGGGGGGCGGCATGGGGGCGAGCGCCCGCAATGACGGGTACTACGACTACATCTTCCCGGCCAACGGGGCCAATACGCCGGTGGAAATATTTGAGAGCGATACCCCCCTGATCGTGGAGAAGAGGGAACTGCTGACCGATTCCGGGGGGCCGGGAAAGCAGAGGGGCGGCCTGGGAAGAAGAGTCCTTTTCCGGGTCCCTGATGATGAATATGCCCCTATTCCCCCGGTGAACCTGGGCATCCAGTCCGGGAGATTCCGCTATCCTCCCGAGGGTCTGTTCAGCGGCAGGGACGGCGCCAAGGCCCGGTTTCTGATCAACGATGCTGACGGAAATCCCTACGGATTGTCTCAATTCGGCCCGGGGGACCGGGTCACCATGGATGCTGCAGGGGGCGGCGGATTCGGCGATCCGTTGAAACGGCCTCCGGAACAGGTGGAAGCGGATGTGATCGACGGGTATGTCAGCGTTGACAGTGCCCGTGAGGACTACGGCGTGGTCATTGATCCCGCGACCCTTCAGGTCGATGAGGAGGCCACAGAAAAGCTGCGGGGAGCAGGGAGTAGGGAGTAA
- a CDS encoding aminotransferase class V-fold PLP-dependent enzyme: MKRFIYLDNAATSFPKPPQVMEAMVRFMTEIGANPGRAGHRKAVEAGRIIENARKSLATLFNVADPNRIVFTLNVTEALNTVISGFLNPGDHVITTSMEHNSVLRPLRYLEAEGIIHLTIAACDLRGRLDPETLPPLIQESTALMILNHASNVCGTIQDVKAIKQAIGDIPLLVDAAQTAGCFPIDVEDAGIDFLAFTGHKALLGPQGTGGLYIREGMSIRPLVRGGTGSVSENELQPDFFPDILESGTRNNVGLAGLGAAVEFILETGVETIREHEKALTKALLSALYDVAGLTIYGPLNAEAQTSTLSLTFDSLLPEGDRYDYGGCGSVNLELMEEDVYPAEVGNILSTEYDILVRTGLHCAPIAHKTLKTFPEGTVRLSMGYFNTLEEMEITARAIRRIAGREH, from the coding sequence ATGAAACGCTTCATCTACCTCGATAATGCCGCCACCTCTTTTCCAAAGCCCCCTCAGGTGATGGAGGCGATGGTCCGCTTCATGACCGAGATAGGGGCCAACCCGGGCCGGGCCGGACACCGGAAGGCGGTGGAGGCCGGCCGCATTATAGAAAATGCCAGGAAAAGTCTGGCAACCCTTTTTAATGTCGCCGACCCCAATCGGATCGTCTTTACCCTGAATGTCACAGAGGCCCTGAACACGGTCATATCCGGCTTTCTCAATCCGGGCGATCACGTCATCACCACTTCCATGGAGCATAATTCGGTCCTCCGGCCCCTCCGTTATTTGGAGGCTGAGGGGATCATCCATCTCACCATCGCGGCATGCGACCTCCGGGGTCGCCTGGATCCGGAGACGCTCCCGCCTCTGATTCAGGAAAGCACCGCACTCATGATCCTCAACCACGCATCCAATGTGTGCGGAACCATTCAGGATGTAAAGGCGATCAAACAGGCCATCGGCGATATCCCGCTTCTTGTGGATGCGGCCCAGACCGCCGGGTGTTTTCCCATTGACGTTGAGGATGCCGGCATTGATTTTCTGGCCTTTACAGGCCATAAGGCCCTCCTGGGGCCCCAGGGAACGGGCGGGCTGTACATCCGGGAGGGGATGAGCATCAGACCATTGGTAAGAGGCGGTACCGGAAGCGTCTCGGAAAATGAGCTGCAACCCGATTTTTTTCCTGATATACTGGAAAGCGGGACCCGCAACAATGTAGGGCTTGCCGGCCTGGGCGCGGCCGTAGAGTTCATACTTGAAACCGGCGTGGAAACCATTCGGGAGCATGAGAAGGCCCTTACCAAGGCACTCCTTTCGGCCCTTTATGATGTGGCCGGATTAACCATTTACGGACCATTGAATGCTGAAGCACAGACCTCTACCCTCTCCCTCACCTTTGACAGCCTCCTTCCGGAAGGCGACCGGTATGATTACGGCGGGTGCGGATCGGTCAATCTGGAACTCATGGAAGAGGATGTCTACCCGGCCGAGGTCGGAAACATCCTGAGCACCGAATACGATATCCTGGTAAGAACCGGGCTTCACTGTGCGCCCATTGCCCACAAGACCCTGAAGACCTTCCCCGAGGGTACGGTCCGGCTCAGTATGGGGTACTTCAATACTCTTGAGGAGATGGAGATAACGGCCCGCGCCATTCGACGGATCGCGGGGAGGGAACATTAA